From a single Octopus sinensis linkage group LG5, ASM634580v1, whole genome shotgun sequence genomic region:
- the LOC115212153 gene encoding probable cyclin-dependent serine/threonine-protein kinase DDB_G0292550 — NNNNNNNNNNNSNNNNSNNNNSNNSNSNNSNGNNSNNNNSNNNNNNNSNSNNSNNNNSNNNNSNKYKNKNNNNNNNNNNNNNNNNNNNNNNNNNNNNNNNNNNNNNNNNNNNNDNNNNNNNNNNNNNNNNNDNNNNVNNNNNNNINNNNNNNNNNNNNNNNNNNNDNNDDNNNDNNNDNNDDNNIDNNNDNNNDNSNHDNNDNNNDNNNDDNNNNNIHNNHDNNDNNNNDNGNDNNNNNNKNNNNNNTNNNNNNNNNNINNNNNNNNNNNNNNNNSNNNNNNNNNNNNNNNNNNNNDNNNNDDDDDDDDDEYNNNNNNNNNNNNNNNNVNNNNNNNNNNNNNNNNNNNINNNNNNNNNNNNNDDDDDDDDDDDNNNNNNNNNNNDNDDDDDDDDDDDDDDDNNNNDDDNNNNNNNNNNNINNNNNNNNINNDNNNYNNNNNNNNNNINNNNNNNNNNNINNNNNNNNNNNNNNNNNNNAIRWVLGMKLNFIQLMTPVGEVWVIGKNGVTP; from the exons aataataacaataataataataataataataatagtaataataataatagtaataataataatagtaataatagtaatagtaataatagtaatggtaataatagtaataataataatagtaataataataataataataatagtaatagtaataatagcaataataataatagtaataataataatagtaata aatataaaaataaaaataataataataataataataataataataataataataataataataataataataataataataataata ataataataataataataataataataataataataataataataataataataataatgataataataataataataataataataataataataataataataataataatgataataataataatg tcaataataataataataacaatattaataataataataataa taataataataataataataataataataataataataataatgataataatgatgataataataatgataataataatgataataatgatgataataatattgataataataatgataataataatgataatagtaatcatgataataatgataataataatgataataataatgatgataataataataataatattcataataatcatgataataatgataataataataatgataatggtaatgat aataataataataataataaaaataataataataataatactaataataataataataataataataataata tcaataataataataataataataataataataataataataataataatagtaataataataataataataataataataataacaataataataataataataataataatgataataataataatgatgatgatgatgatgatgatgatgatga atataataataataataataataataataataataataataataataataatg tcaataataataataataataataataataataataataataataataataataataatattaataataataataataataataataataataataata atgatgatgatgatgatgatgatgatgatgatgataataataataataataataataataataataatgataatgatgatgatgatgatgatgatgatgatgatgatgatgatgatgata ataataataatgatgatgataataataataataataataataataataataatattaataataataataataataataatataaataatgataataataat tataataataataataataataataataataatat aaataataataataataataataataataataatattaataataataataataataataataataataataataataataataataataataat GCTATACGCTGGGTCTTGGGTATGAAACTTAACTTCATCCAGCTCATGACTCCAGTTGGTGAAGTTTGGGTTATCGGGAAGAATGGAGTTACTCCATAG